In a genomic window of Candidatus Hadarchaeales archaeon:
- the neuC gene encoding UDP-N-acetylglucosamine 2-epimerase → MRKIAVLTGTRAEYGILRPLLRAIENHPNLDLALIVTGMHLSEEFGYTIKEIEKDGFKIDAKIKILHKEDTGSAMAKSIGECIKKITEVLDRIKPDFLVLLGDRAEMLAGAVAASYAGIPIAHLHGGEVSGSIDDSVRHAITKLAHLHFPATRKSAKRIIKMGEEPSRVFVVGALALDTILNEKLPSGAELSKKYGLDLSKPILLVVQHPVVTEADEAAYQIKETLDALVELNRQTNNQTILIYPNADAGGRRMIKMIEKYRKYPFLKCFKSIPFNDYLGLMSIASVMVGNSSSGIIEAPSFHLPVVNIGTRQAGRERSVNVIDVRYNKKEILRAIKKALYDKKFLTKVKKCKNPYGDGKAAQRIVKVLAKIKITPSLLQKRIVY, encoded by the coding sequence ATGAGAAAGATAGCGGTCCTGACCGGTACGCGGGCTGAGTACGGAATTCTCAGACCCCTTCTCCGAGCGATAGAGAATCATCCAAATCTTGACCTTGCGCTTATCGTGACTGGAATGCACCTCTCAGAAGAATTTGGCTATACGATTAAAGAAATAGAAAAGGACGGATTCAAGATTGACGCTAAGATAAAGATTTTACACAAAGAAGATACTGGATCAGCAATGGCAAAATCAATCGGTGAATGTATAAAAAAAATCACTGAGGTCTTGGACCGGATAAAACCTGATTTTTTAGTACTCTTAGGCGATAGAGCCGAAATGCTAGCTGGAGCGGTAGCAGCTTCTTACGCGGGGATTCCAATAGCACATTTACACGGAGGGGAGGTTTCCGGAAGTATAGATGATTCAGTTAGACATGCGATTACCAAATTGGCACACCTTCATTTTCCAGCTACTCGAAAGAGTGCAAAAAGAATAATAAAGATGGGTGAAGAGCCATCCAGAGTTTTTGTGGTGGGAGCCCTAGCTCTTGACACAATATTAAATGAAAAATTGCCAAGTGGAGCTGAGCTTTCTAAAAAATATGGCCTTGATTTGTCAAAACCTATTTTGTTGGTTGTGCAGCATCCCGTAGTTACGGAAGCCGATGAAGCAGCATATCAAATAAAAGAAACGCTCGATGCACTAGTTGAACTAAATCGTCAAACTAATAATCAAACAATTTTAATTTATCCCAACGCGGACGCGGGCGGGCGAAGAATGATTAAGATGATAGAAAAATACAGAAAATATCCCTTTCTAAAGTGCTTCAAGAGCATTCCATTCAATGATTATTTGGGTCTAATGAGCATAGCAAGTGTGATGGTTGGAAACTCGAGCAGTGGCATAATTGAAGCGCCTTCTTTTCATTTACCAGTAGTGAATATTGGAACAAGGCAGGCAGGACGGGAACGATCGGTGAACGTAATAGATGTCAGATACAACAAAAAGGAGATCCTCAGGGCCATAAAAAAAGCTCTATACGATAAAAAGTTCCTAACGAAAGTAAAAAAATGTAAAAATCCATATGGAGACGGAAAAGCAGCTCAGAGAATCGTAAAAGTTCTTGCGAAGATTAAAATCACACCATCTTTATTACAGAAGAGAATCGTTTACTGA